One region of Actinomycetota bacterium genomic DNA includes:
- a CDS encoding UxaA family hydrolase, whose product MKPNALVINAADNVAVALEDIARGGTVRLADGRELAAADDIPFSHKVALRDLAPGEDIVKYGEVIGRASRGIEKGGWVHTHNLAVDE is encoded by the coding sequence TTGAAGCCCAATGCCCTGGTCATCAACGCGGCGGACAACGTGGCGGTGGCTCTGGAGGATATCGCCCGGGGCGGGACGGTACGCCTTGCGGACGGGCGCGAACTTGCGGCGGCCGACGACATCCCCTTCAGTCACAAGGTAGCCCTGCGCGATCTGGCGCCCGGCGAGGACATCGTCAAGTACGGTGAGGTGATCGGCCGGGCCAGTCGGGGGATAGAGAAAGGGGGCTGGGTGCATACCCATAACCTGGCGGTGGACGAATGA
- a CDS encoding Hsp20/alpha crystallin family protein: MSIIRWRPFFPVAFRDWTPRGWFWSDIDDFTLFPTFHDWPSMDVYSEKDDMVVKMELPEFKADDVSIDLHDSTLTISGRHEREEKVEDKNYYRRERVAGSFTRSVPLPGEVKEEDISASLKDGVLEIRIKGAGKSVEGRKKIPIASS; the protein is encoded by the coding sequence ATGTCTATCATCAGGTGGAGACCGTTCTTCCCCGTAGCGTTTCGGGACTGGACGCCGAGGGGGTGGTTCTGGAGCGACATAGATGATTTCACGCTCTTCCCCACCTTTCATGACTGGCCGAGCATGGACGTCTATTCCGAGAAGGACGACATGGTGGTCAAGATGGAGCTGCCGGAGTTCAAGGCCGACGACGTGAGCATCGACCTGCATGACTCCACCCTGACCATCAGCGGGCGACACGAGCGCGAGGAGAAGGTCGAGGACAAGAACTATTACCGCCGGGAGCGGGTGGCCGGATCCTTCACCCGTAGCGTGCCGCTTCCCGGCGAGGTGAAGGAGGAGGACATCTCGGCCAGCCTCAAGGACGGCGTCCTGGAGATCCGCATCAAAGGCGCGGGCAAGTCCGTCGAGGGAAGGAAGAAGATCCCCATAGCTTCCTCCTGA
- a CDS encoding MerR family transcriptional regulator: protein MGDEVKIPGQGDSEPLYTIGVVSRLLSCEQSTLRRYESAGLVTPSRTEGNTRLYSNENIETLRTVHRLIDGEKLNARGARMVMSMQQEIDELKARIAELEARLRELEGESS, encoded by the coding sequence ATGGGTGATGAGGTAAAGATCCCCGGCCAAGGAGATTCGGAACCCCTCTACACCATAGGGGTGGTCTCCCGGCTGCTTTCCTGCGAGCAGAGCACGCTGCGGCGTTATGAGAGCGCCGGCCTGGTCACCCCCAGCCGGACGGAGGGGAATACCCGGCTGTATTCGAACGAGAACATCGAGACCTTGAGGACGGTACACCGTCTCATCGACGGCGAGAAGCTGAACGCCAGGGGCGCGCGCATGGTCATGAGCATGCAGCAGGAGATAGACGAGCTCAAGGCCAGGATCGCCGAGCTGGAGGCGCGCCTGCGCGAGCTCGAGGGCGAGTCATCGTAG
- a CDS encoding rubredoxin encodes MAEWVCNKCGYVRDSRCKPKKCPNCDAQNAFEKKEESGKK; translated from the coding sequence ATGGCGGAATGGGTGTGCAACAAATGCGGATACGTCAGGGACTCGCGCTGCAAGCCGAAAAAATGCCCCAATTGCGACGCGCAGAACGCCTTCGAGAAAAAAGAGGAAAGCGGCAAGAAGTAG
- a CDS encoding PadR family transcriptional regulator: MFRERDWEGGIPVRGPRRFAMMRPGHAHGGMPLEVPGLSWDPTRRFLRPAVLLLLAEQSMHGYELMGRLKEFGIGPGGMDPSMLYRLLRVMERSGLAESSLDDSGSGPARKVYNLTPEGREVLDMWMSNLDELSELLGRFRERYEKLR; the protein is encoded by the coding sequence GTGTTCAGGGAACGCGACTGGGAAGGAGGGATTCCCGTGCGAGGCCCTCGCCGTTTTGCGATGATGCGGCCAGGCCATGCCCATGGCGGCATGCCCCTGGAGGTCCCGGGTCTGAGCTGGGACCCCACACGGCGGTTCCTGAGACCGGCGGTGCTCTTGCTGCTGGCGGAGCAGTCCATGCACGGTTACGAGCTCATGGGCAGGTTGAAGGAATTCGGCATCGGACCGGGCGGGATGGATCCCTCCATGCTCTACCGGCTTCTGCGGGTGATGGAGAGGTCGGGATTGGCCGAGAGCTCCCTCGACGATTCCGGCTCCGGCCCGGCACGCAAGGTCTATAACCTGACGCCTGAGGGCAGGGAGGTCCTGGACATGTGGATGTCCAATCTCGATGAGCTGTCCGAGCTCCTGGGCAGGTTCAGGGAGCGCTACGAAAAGCTGCGCTGA
- a CDS encoding polysaccharide deacetylase family protein produces MKDSHATHGRAQVFAFRPLLLLCLLAFCNAAFLATGKAAYGTWSGGHDVTGGGKAGKTWYFAEGCTRMGFEEWVCLFNPNPETAIATCRYMLGDGQVLERDEALPPRSRVTVNVRGVVPPESDVSLAVESTAGIVAERPMYFRYRNAITGGHDVMGAEAPRTDWYFAEGCSREGFDTWLCLQNPGGEAARYDISYYRGDGTVEEKKDLDLGPHSRFTIPVHEPGLGLGRSDDSRGDFSIAVRSRNGVPLVAERPMYFRYRNAITGGHDVMGAEAPRTDWYFAEGCSREGFDTWLCLQNPGGEAARYDISYYRGDGTVEEKKDLDLGPHSRFTIPVHEPGLGLGRSDDSRGDFSIAVRSRNGVPLVAERPMYFRYRNANPEWRSVNRDELARSLGTGEIFNGNTACRRIALTFDAEGDRAATAAILDALKAQNVHCTFFVLGSYVEAYPDMVRRMAEEGHEVASHSYSHRDFTGLSAESRYSEVVSSEAAIASVTGYAARPYFRFPYGSRNAAALAQLNSLEYVSVYWDIDPRDYTGISAGVLCSHIMSRARPGSIVVMHTVNASQKAGALPSLIRDLRASGYEPVTVTELLLPED; encoded by the coding sequence ATGAAGGATTCGCACGCAACGCACGGCCGCGCGCAAGTATTTGCCTTCCGGCCTCTCCTTCTCCTGTGCCTGCTGGCCTTCTGCAACGCCGCCTTTCTCGCCACGGGCAAGGCGGCATACGGCACATGGAGCGGCGGGCACGACGTCACGGGCGGCGGGAAAGCGGGGAAGACCTGGTACTTCGCCGAGGGATGCACGCGCATGGGGTTCGAGGAGTGGGTATGCCTCTTCAACCCCAACCCCGAAACGGCCATTGCCACCTGCAGGTATATGCTCGGTGACGGGCAGGTGCTGGAGCGGGACGAGGCGCTGCCTCCCCGCAGCCGCGTGACCGTGAACGTACGCGGCGTGGTCCCGCCCGAAAGCGACGTGTCGCTGGCCGTCGAGTCCACTGCCGGCATCGTGGCCGAGCGCCCCATGTACTTCCGCTACCGCAACGCCATAACCGGGGGCCACGACGTCATGGGGGCCGAGGCCCCCCGCACGGACTGGTACTTCGCCGAGGGCTGCTCCCGCGAGGGCTTCGACACCTGGCTCTGCCTGCAGAACCCGGGCGGCGAGGCCGCCCGCTACGACATCTCCTACTACCGCGGGGACGGGACGGTGGAGGAGAAAAAGGACCTCGACCTGGGCCCGCACTCCCGCTTCACCATCCCCGTGCACGAGCCGGGCCTGGGCCTGGGGAGGTCCGACGACTCCCGCGGCGACTTCTCCATCGCCGTGCGCTCGCGCAACGGCGTGCCCCTGGTGGCCGAGCGCCCCATGTACTTCCGCTACCGCAACGCCATAACCGGGGGCCACGACGTCATGGGGGCCGAGGCCCCCCGCACGGACTGGTACTTCGCCGAGGGCTGCTCCCGCGAGGGCTTCGACACCTGGCTCTGCCTGCAGAACCCGGGCGGCGAGGCCGCCCGCTACGACATCTCCTACTACCGCGGGGACGGGACGGTGGAGGAGAAAAAGGACCTCGACCTGGGCCCGCACTCCCGCTTCACCATCCCCGTGCACGAGCCGGGCCTGGGCCTGGGGAGGTCCGACGACTCCCGCGGCGACTTCTCCATCGCCGTGCGCTCGCGCAACGGCGTGCCCCTGGTGGCCGAGCGCCCCATGTACTTCCGCTACCGCAACGCCAACCCGGAGTGGCGCAGCGTAAACCGCGACGAGCTGGCGCGCTCGCTGGGCACGGGAGAGATATTCAACGGCAACACCGCGTGCCGGCGCATCGCCCTCACCTTCGACGCCGAGGGGGATCGCGCGGCGACCGCCGCCATCCTGGATGCTCTCAAGGCCCAGAACGTGCACTGCACTTTCTTCGTGTTGGGTTCATACGTCGAGGCATATCCCGATATGGTCAGGCGCATGGCCGAAGAGGGGCACGAGGTCGCCAGCCACTCCTACAGCCACCGCGATTTCACCGGGCTCTCTGCCGAGTCCAGGTATTCCGAGGTCGTCTCCTCGGAAGCGGCCATCGCGAGTGTCACCGGGTACGCGGCGCGACCTTACTTCCGCTTCCCCTACGGGTCGAGGAACGCCGCCGCCCTGGCACAGCTGAATTCCCTGGAGTACGTCAGCGTGTACTGGGATATCGATCCCCGGGATTACACGGGCATATCCGCCGGCGTCCTCTGCTCGCATATCATGTCCAGGGCACGCCCCGGGTCCATCGTGGTCATGCATACCGTAAACGCCTCCCAGAAGGCCGGCGCACTTCCCTCCCTCATACGCGACCTACGCGCCTCGGGCTACGAGCCCGTAACCGTAACCGAGCTGCTCCTGCCGGAGGATTGA
- a CDS encoding phenylacetate--CoA ligase family protein produces the protein MEEERPYWNMEMEPILNTPEMREIQLAKLRVFLRRLYDNAPFYRRKFDEWGVAPEKIANLEDFAKAVPLFDKEGLRAMVFEYGGDILAVLDQIMPVRVDDLNIMATTTGTTGVPTPYPMTWHDMVDVWGEAMVRGLWRAGVRSRDRILFCFALSMVIAGIPTMMGCHRLGAMAIPVGAEAGTDRILLMQTLFRGTVYSGTPSLADYLIEKCKEQGRDPKDLGLHTLFCGGEPGAGIPEVRKRLEEAYEARLFDAGAGFGVSCDHPEYQGMHWTADDLALYELVDPETKEPIPLEDGAEGEAIFTAMEGDGMSWLRTSLGDIHQVFTSPCPCGRTGIRYKVVGRTDDMLKVKGVIVYPAVVEGVVGGFVPRVTGQFRIVLTEKPPRVVPPLKIKIERGEDYPADKLPELEKEMQEAFHVKAKFTPEIIWAEPGELERSTYKGQVFEKLYEQQ, from the coding sequence ATGGAAGAAGAGCGCCCTTACTGGAATATGGAGATGGAGCCAATCCTGAACACCCCCGAGATGCGGGAGATCCAGCTCGCCAAGCTGAGGGTGTTTCTGCGGCGGCTGTACGACAACGCTCCCTTTTACCGGAGGAAGTTCGACGAATGGGGAGTGGCGCCGGAGAAGATCGCGAACCTCGAGGACTTTGCGAAGGCCGTCCCCCTCTTCGACAAGGAGGGCCTACGGGCCATGGTCTTCGAGTACGGGGGCGACATCCTGGCGGTCCTCGACCAGATCATGCCGGTGCGGGTGGACGACCTCAACATCATGGCCACCACCACCGGCACCACCGGCGTCCCCACCCCCTATCCGATGACCTGGCACGATATGGTAGATGTATGGGGCGAGGCCATGGTGCGCGGCTTGTGGAGGGCCGGCGTGCGCTCGCGGGACCGCATCCTCTTCTGCTTCGCCCTCTCCATGGTCATCGCCGGCATCCCCACCATGATGGGCTGCCATCGCCTGGGGGCCATGGCCATCCCGGTGGGGGCGGAGGCGGGCACCGACCGCATCCTGCTCATGCAGACCCTCTTCCGGGGCACCGTCTATTCCGGCACCCCCTCCCTGGCGGACTACCTCATCGAGAAATGCAAGGAGCAGGGCAGGGACCCCAAGGACCTGGGCTTGCATACCCTTTTCTGTGGCGGTGAGCCGGGAGCGGGGATACCGGAGGTGCGCAAGCGGCTGGAGGAGGCCTACGAGGCCAGGCTCTTCGATGCCGGGGCGGGCTTCGGGGTCTCCTGCGACCACCCCGAGTACCAGGGCATGCACTGGACCGCCGACGACCTCGCCCTCTACGAGCTGGTGGATCCGGAGACGAAGGAGCCCATACCCCTGGAGGACGGGGCAGAGGGAGAGGCCATCTTCACCGCCATGGAGGGGGACGGCATGTCCTGGCTGCGCACCAGCCTGGGAGACATACACCAGGTCTTCACCTCTCCCTGCCCCTGCGGCAGGACCGGCATCCGCTACAAGGTGGTGGGCCGCACCGACGACATGCTCAAGGTCAAGGGGGTCATCGTCTATCCCGCCGTGGTGGAGGGCGTGGTGGGCGGCTTCGTGCCCAGGGTGACCGGCCAGTTCCGCATCGTGCTCACCGAGAAACCGCCGCGGGTGGTGCCGCCGCTGAAGATAAAGATCGAGCGCGGCGAGGACTATCCCGCCGACAAGCTCCCGGAGCTGGAGAAGGAAATGCAGGAGGCCTTCCACGTCAAGGCCAAGTTCACCCCGGAGATAATCTGGGCGGAACCGGGCGAGCTGGAGCGCTCCACCTACAAGGGACAGGTCTTCGAGAAGCTCTACGAGCAGCAGTAG
- a CDS encoding nitronate monooxygenase yields MGKRVLRTKLCDMLGIEYPILSAGMGPNLLGEETGAPVDLVVAVSEAGGMGVLGASGYSVDEMRDAIREIKSRTDKPFGVDLLLPKNITDLPDTGAPGEVPLDELLKNLPQSHQDFIAKVKKDLNLPDVEIMVKMNSTTMMPHEAIKVCLEERVPLFAAGLGNPGFMVEDAHAVGTKVLAITGNIKNARRMADAGIDLLVAQGHEAGGHTGRIGTMALVPGCIDAAYPVPVLAAGGIGDGRGLAAALAMGCVGVWVGTRFLATEEGGAPAVIKQHIVEASDEDTRVSTMFTGKTLRSIKSRFMDLWDESGLQPLPFPLQMLIASALLAAFIKGNRDEYIGGFAGQVAGIVKEIKPAAQVLEEMVEEAADILTRKLPESVQVE; encoded by the coding sequence ATGGGAAAGAGAGTCTTGCGCACCAAACTCTGCGACATGCTGGGCATCGAGTATCCCATCCTCAGCGCGGGCATGGGACCCAACCTGCTGGGCGAGGAGACCGGCGCCCCGGTGGACCTGGTGGTGGCCGTCTCCGAGGCGGGGGGCATGGGCGTGTTGGGTGCGAGCGGGTATTCGGTGGACGAGATGCGCGACGCCATCCGCGAGATAAAGTCGCGCACCGACAAGCCCTTCGGGGTGGACCTGCTCCTGCCCAAGAACATCACCGACCTCCCGGACACCGGTGCCCCGGGAGAGGTTCCCCTGGACGAGCTGCTCAAGAACCTCCCCCAGTCCCACCAGGACTTCATCGCCAAGGTGAAGAAGGACCTCAACCTGCCGGATGTGGAGATCATGGTGAAGATGAACTCCACCACCATGATGCCCCACGAAGCCATAAAGGTGTGCCTGGAGGAGCGGGTGCCCCTCTTCGCCGCCGGCCTGGGCAACCCCGGCTTCATGGTCGAGGATGCCCACGCCGTGGGGACCAAGGTGCTGGCCATCACCGGCAACATCAAGAACGCCAGGCGCATGGCCGACGCGGGGATCGACCTCCTGGTGGCTCAGGGCCACGAGGCGGGCGGGCACACCGGCCGCATCGGCACCATGGCCCTGGTGCCCGGCTGCATCGACGCCGCCTATCCGGTCCCTGTGCTCGCCGCGGGGGGCATCGGGGACGGTCGCGGCCTGGCGGCGGCGCTGGCCATGGGCTGTGTGGGCGTCTGGGTAGGCACGCGTTTTCTGGCCACCGAGGAGGGCGGCGCCCCCGCGGTCATCAAGCAGCACATCGTGGAGGCTAGCGACGAGGACACCCGCGTGAGCACCATGTTCACCGGCAAGACGCTGCGTTCCATCAAGAGCCGCTTCATGGACCTCTGGGACGAGTCGGGCCTGCAGCCCCTGCCTTTCCCCCTGCAGATGCTCATCGCCTCGGCCCTGCTGGCCGCCTTCATCAAGGGCAACCGCGACGAGTACATCGGCGGTTTCGCCGGGCAGGTGGCGGGCATCGTCAAGGAGATCAAGCCCGCCGCCCAGGTGCTGGAGGAGATGGTGGAGGAAGCGGCGGACATCCTCACCAGGAAGCTCCCCGAGAGCGTGCAGGTGGAATAG
- a CDS encoding SDR family NAD(P)-dependent oxidoreductase, with translation MDDFNGRTAIITGGASGIGRALAEELCRRGALITLADRNAALLEETVAARAAKSA, from the coding sequence GTGGACGATTTCAACGGCAGGACGGCCATCATCACCGGCGGCGCCTCGGGAATCGGGCGGGCGCTCGCGGAGGAGCTGTGCAGGCGCGGGGCGTTGATCACCTTGGCGGACCGCAACGCCGCCCTGCTCGAGGAGACGGTGGCCGCGCGCGCGGCGAAGTCGGCGTAG
- a CDS encoding 4Fe-4S binding protein produces MAEASGLDESLRRGLRKGVVRAAEFGLRTAMKIPGLNKVHPWLREDKSELRWLPINADIELPEDAPLPLALLDRFIEEASHRVIIDYCGCREGWKCKHYPRDIGCLMMGDDALLIKRFPGREVGVEEARAHARRAVEAGLVPVVGKARVDNFIFDVRDRSRMLTTCFCCECCCITRYTRYTPAEWLDPIQPVLEGLTITVGDACTGCGKCVRHCYIAAIEVRDGRAVIGKRCRACGRCAAVCPEGAISIAVDDPQFLEKAYAKIRAHVKFD; encoded by the coding sequence ATGGCGGAAGCGTCCGGGCTGGATGAGAGCCTCAGGAGGGGACTCAGGAAAGGGGTGGTGCGGGCGGCGGAGTTCGGCCTGCGCACGGCGATGAAGATCCCTGGCCTGAACAAGGTGCATCCCTGGCTGCGCGAGGACAAGTCGGAGCTGCGCTGGCTGCCCATCAACGCGGATATCGAGCTCCCGGAGGACGCGCCGTTGCCCCTCGCTCTTCTCGACCGCTTCATCGAGGAGGCCTCGCACCGCGTGATCATCGATTACTGCGGCTGCCGCGAGGGGTGGAAGTGCAAGCACTACCCCAGGGATATAGGGTGCTTGATGATGGGCGACGACGCCCTGCTGATAAAGCGTTTCCCCGGACGGGAGGTGGGCGTCGAGGAGGCCAGGGCGCACGCCCGCCGGGCGGTGGAAGCAGGACTGGTGCCGGTGGTGGGCAAGGCGAGGGTGGACAACTTCATCTTCGACGTCAGGGACCGCTCGCGCATGCTCACCACCTGTTTCTGCTGCGAGTGCTGCTGCATAACCCGATATACCCGCTATACGCCCGCCGAGTGGCTCGACCCCATACAGCCCGTCCTGGAAGGCCTTACCATAACGGTCGGCGATGCATGCACGGGGTGCGGGAAGTGCGTTCGGCATTGCTATATCGCGGCCATCGAGGTCCGGGACGGCCGTGCGGTCATCGGGAAGCGCTGCCGCGCCTGCGGCAGGTGCGCGGCGGTCTGTCCCGAGGGAGCGATAAGCATCGCCGTCGATGATCCCCAATTCCTGGAAAAGGCGTACGCGAAGATACGCGCTCACGTGAAGTTCGACTAG
- a CDS encoding PaaI family thioesterase, giving the protein MIGSGGADGGRRGERGRREDLEEGFREIIEDRARHAPFYRLLGMEVAELSRGGAVIRLRVDTGHMDENGHVHPGVVFALADAASGVSLATLFRRGSRRVVTVEMKVNFLAPAGAGTLTGKGRVVAEDGDVAVCEAEVRDGAGALVALSMATFMKVGR; this is encoded by the coding sequence GTGATCGGAAGCGGGGGAGCGGACGGTGGTCGCCGCGGGGAGAGGGGGCGGCGGGAGGACCTCGAGGAGGGATTCCGAGAGATAATCGAGGACCGCGCCAGGCATGCCCCCTTCTACCGCCTGCTGGGGATGGAGGTGGCGGAGCTGTCGCGAGGCGGCGCCGTCATAAGGCTCCGCGTGGATACCGGGCACATGGATGAAAACGGTCACGTCCACCCCGGCGTCGTCTTCGCACTGGCGGACGCGGCCTCCGGAGTTTCCCTGGCCACCCTCTTTCGGCGCGGCTCGCGCCGGGTGGTGACGGTGGAGATGAAGGTGAACTTCCTGGCGCCGGCGGGCGCGGGCACGCTGACGGGCAAGGGACGGGTGGTGGCCGAGGACGGGGACGTGGCGGTCTGCGAGGCGGAGGTGCGCGACGGCGCGGGCGCGCTCGTCGCCCTGAGCATGGCCACCTTCATGAAGGTGGGGCGCTGA
- a CDS encoding MBL fold metallo-hydrolase → MGETVSLREIDQVEILSLSDNYNDLVSMDSSDIVTRAMPVKDLQVRGSVLAEHGFSALVKAVAEEGSHELLFDFGLSPVAVPYNIEQLGVDLSRVEAAVLSHGHMDHFGALIPVISSLPARPLPLYVHPAAFKENRYLKVGEVRIKFPPADRAAWKEAGAEIVESTEPTLLAGDTVLFLGEIERVTDFERGMPNAYCEIEGGECWDPIEEDTAVVMNLRGKGLVVLSGCAHSGIVNTVAYARKVTGVDRVHVVMGGFHLTGPAFEPIIGETIAGLRSFDPDYVVPTHCTGRKAVMAFEQAMPGKFILNMAGTRLTFRA, encoded by the coding sequence ATGGGAGAGACGGTGAGCCTAAGGGAGATCGACCAGGTGGAGATCCTATCCCTGTCGGACAACTACAACGACCTGGTGTCCATGGATTCAAGCGACATCGTCACCAGGGCGATGCCCGTAAAAGACCTTCAGGTGCGGGGGTCGGTGCTGGCCGAGCACGGCTTCTCGGCCCTGGTGAAGGCGGTGGCCGAAGAGGGATCCCACGAACTGCTCTTCGATTTCGGCCTCTCCCCCGTGGCCGTGCCCTACAATATCGAGCAGTTGGGGGTGGACCTCTCGCGCGTGGAGGCCGCGGTGCTCTCCCACGGGCACATGGACCACTTCGGAGCCCTGATCCCCGTCATCTCCTCCCTTCCCGCCAGGCCGCTGCCCCTCTACGTCCACCCCGCGGCGTTCAAGGAGAACCGCTACCTCAAGGTGGGCGAGGTGAGGATCAAGTTCCCCCCCGCCGACCGCGCCGCCTGGAAGGAAGCGGGCGCTGAGATTGTAGAGAGCACGGAGCCCACCCTCCTGGCCGGGGACACCGTGCTCTTCCTGGGCGAGATAGAGCGCGTGACGGACTTCGAGCGGGGGATGCCCAACGCCTATTGCGAGATCGAGGGCGGCGAGTGCTGGGATCCCATCGAGGAGGACACCGCCGTGGTCATGAACCTGCGGGGCAAGGGGCTGGTGGTGCTCTCCGGGTGCGCCCATTCCGGCATCGTGAACACCGTCGCCTATGCCCGCAAGGTCACCGGGGTGGACCGGGTCCACGTGGTCATGGGGGGTTTTCACCTCACCGGGCCGGCATTCGAGCCCATCATCGGGGAGACCATCGCCGGGCTCCGTTCCTTCGACCCCGATTATGTCGTCCCCACCCACTGCACGGGACGCAAAGCGGTGATGGCCTTTGAGCAGGCCATGCCCGGGAAGTTCATCCTCAACATGGCGGGGACGCGCCTCACCTTCCGGGCTTGA
- a CDS encoding dihydroxy-acid dehydratase: MANSHTEMNPGHMHLRALAERVKEGAHAAGGIPFEFDVPAPCDGFTEGNEGMRFVLPQRELIADMVETHARSMLFDGLVLIASCDKIIPGTIMAAACLDLPTIMLTGGPGAFAMRFSPRSTGSIFHKDYPDLLGELAAATCATCGSCELMGTASTFQCLAEAMGLELHGLKRVALITDGRFSGATTGPCIGHVSPEAAA; the protein is encoded by the coding sequence GTGGCCAACTCCCACACCGAGATGAACCCCGGGCACATGCACCTGCGGGCGCTGGCGGAGCGCGTCAAGGAAGGGGCGCATGCAGCGGGAGGCATACCCTTCGAGTTCGACGTGCCCGCTCCCTGCGACGGCTTTACCGAGGGCAACGAGGGCATGCGCTTCGTGCTCCCCCAGCGGGAGCTCATCGCGGACATGGTGGAGACGCATGCCCGGAGCATGCTCTTCGACGGCCTGGTGCTCATCGCTTCCTGCGACAAGATCATCCCGGGCACGATCATGGCGGCGGCGTGCCTGGACCTGCCCACCATCATGCTCACCGGCGGACCGGGCGCCTTCGCCATGAGGTTCTCTCCGCGGAGCACCGGAAGCATCTTCCATAAAGATTACCCGGACTTGCTGGGCGAACTTGCCGCGGCCACCTGCGCTACCTGCGGGTCCTGCGAATTGATGGGGACCGCCAGCACCTTCCAGTGCCTGGCGGAGGCCATGGGCCTGGAGCTGCACGGCTTAAAGCGCGTGGCGCTTATCACCGACGGCCGGTTCTCGGGGGCGACCACCGGGCCGTGCATTGGACACGTATCGCCTGAGGCTGCGGCGTGA
- a CDS encoding NAD-dependent protein deacylase, which translates to MDLNRQIEEAAIYIARAKRLVAFSGAGVSAESGIPTFRDPGGLWDRFDPVELGGGDIFTSIFSGAKVPQAAVDFVSEMVEVLERARPNPGHYALGELERMGILRAVITQNIDNLHREAGNTRVIEVHGNIFRLACLVCGNRTMLEREELFAMGRELVEMLRSGNIQGIVRVASKCRCGGVCRPDVVGFGEPVQDMPLAISEAQNADVLLILGTSGMVYPAAYIPEYARKARARLVEINATGCYFQDLVEVGIVGKSGEILPRILERVKVLRDYSVF; encoded by the coding sequence TTGGACCTCAACAGGCAGATCGAGGAAGCGGCGATCTACATAGCCAGGGCGAAGAGGCTGGTGGCCTTCTCGGGAGCGGGGGTCTCGGCGGAGAGCGGCATCCCCACCTTCCGCGACCCCGGCGGATTGTGGGACCGCTTCGACCCCGTGGAACTGGGGGGAGGAGACATCTTCACCTCCATCTTCAGCGGCGCGAAGGTGCCCCAGGCGGCGGTGGATTTCGTGTCCGAGATGGTGGAGGTGCTGGAGCGGGCCCGCCCCAACCCGGGCCATTACGCTCTGGGCGAGCTGGAGCGCATGGGGATCCTGCGCGCGGTGATCACCCAGAACATCGACAACCTGCACCGCGAGGCCGGCAACACGCGGGTCATCGAGGTGCACGGGAACATCTTCCGCCTCGCATGCCTGGTCTGCGGCAACCGCACCATGCTGGAGCGGGAGGAGCTCTTTGCCATGGGGCGGGAGCTCGTGGAGATGCTGCGCAGCGGGAACATCCAGGGCATCGTGCGGGTGGCCTCGAAGTGCAGGTGCGGGGGAGTCTGCCGGCCCGACGTGGTGGGCTTCGGGGAGCCGGTGCAGGACATGCCCCTGGCGATAAGCGAGGCGCAGAACGCGGACGTGCTGCTCATACTGGGCACCTCGGGCATGGTCTATCCGGCCGCCTATATCCCGGAATACGCCCGGAAGGCGAGAGCGCGCCTGGTGGAGATAAACGCCACCGGGTGCTATTTCCAGGACCTGGTAGAGGTGGGGATCGTGGGCAAGTCGGGAGAGATACTCCCCCGCATCCTGGAGCGCGTCAAGGTCTTGAGGGATTACAGCGTCTTCTGA